In Fimbriimonadaceae bacterium, the following proteins share a genomic window:
- a CDS encoding DHHA1 domain-containing protein has protein sequence KASKGLRAYHIGYVLGPRLNAAGRIDDAAISLKLLLSNDETEATQLARQIEQINEQRRAEQMRILDEASQMVLETGANERFVIVVASEGWHAGVIGIVAGRLVEQFRRPAFVGSIDPETGKVKGSARTIPSFHLYHALQAHTHLMDGGGHAMAAGFSAESGRIAEIADALDAYARGILTEEDFAITRRVDAAVDPEEITPAFVAALNALEPFGDSNPEPVFVARDMSFAQITPTRKPEHVQVTLRRQDGPVIQGMGFGMGTRLAEVQAGARVDVMFQPELDEFRGVTRLKWILRDYELFA, from the coding sequence TGAAGGCGAGCAAGGGGCTGCGCGCCTACCACATCGGCTACGTGCTGGGCCCGCGCCTCAACGCGGCGGGACGGATCGACGACGCGGCGATCTCGCTGAAACTGCTCCTTTCCAACGACGAGACGGAGGCCACCCAGCTTGCGCGCCAGATCGAGCAGATCAACGAGCAGCGCCGGGCCGAACAGATGCGGATCCTCGACGAGGCCTCGCAGATGGTGCTCGAGACCGGGGCCAACGAGCGCTTTGTGATCGTGGTCGCAAGCGAGGGCTGGCACGCGGGCGTGATCGGCATCGTCGCGGGTCGGCTGGTGGAGCAGTTCCGGCGCCCCGCGTTCGTGGGTTCGATCGACCCGGAGACGGGCAAGGTGAAGGGCTCCGCGCGCACGATTCCGTCGTTCCACCTCTACCACGCCTTGCAGGCGCACACACACCTGATGGACGGCGGCGGCCACGCGATGGCGGCGGGCTTTTCCGCGGAGTCGGGCCGCATCGCCGAGATCGCGGACGCGCTCGATGCCTACGCCCGCGGGATCCTCACGGAGGAGGATTTTGCGATCACGCGGCGCGTCGACGCCGCGGTGGACCCCGAGGAGATCACCCCGGCGTTCGTCGCCGCGCTCAACGCGCTGGAGCCGTTCGGCGACTCGAATCCCGAACCCGTGTTCGTCGCCAGGGACATGTCCTTCGCCCAGATCACCCCGACGCGCAAACCCGAGCACGTGCAGGTCACGCTGCGGCGCCAGGACGGGCCCGTGATCCAAGGCATGGGCTTCGGCATGGGCACCCGCTTGGCCGAAGTGCAGGCCGGCGCCCGCGTGGACGTGATGTTCCAGCCCGAACTCGACGAGTTCCGGGGCGTGACGCGGCTCAAGTGGATCTTGAGGGATTACGAGCTTTTCGCCTAG
- a CDS encoding type II secretion system GspH family protein produces the protein MARQRPKTPYRRSRRAFTLLEVLVATTIVAVLAALLFSVFGYAMESAKRTTCLSNLHQLGLALESYRSDWDDRKPVDSIDMNGRPIERQAWISLEPYVKSREPFQCPEDPRRVYERAGYIYRAFVPDVAHPAYRIPLGTAPSSMSVWCMYHLTHEVVHAPYGDYDDPVLGSDGHYEGTFVFLRNDTSASRVNAKGVDTYVSDGTNWYVLGAEPSGFKGTIRTQRFPGEPWPPEFQR, from the coding sequence GTGGCTCGTCAGCGCCCTAAGACACCCTACCGACGAAGCAGGCGTGCGTTTACGCTGCTCGAGGTCCTCGTCGCAACGACGATCGTCGCGGTGCTTGCAGCCTTGCTTTTCAGCGTGTTCGGGTACGCCATGGAAAGCGCCAAGCGGACGACGTGCCTGTCCAATCTGCACCAACTCGGGCTGGCCCTTGAGTCGTACCGCTCGGACTGGGACGATCGGAAGCCGGTCGATAGCATCGACATGAACGGCAGGCCGATCGAGCGGCAGGCATGGATCTCGCTCGAACCCTATGTGAAGTCTCGCGAACCGTTCCAATGCCCCGAGGATCCGCGACGAGTCTACGAGCGCGCCGGCTACATCTACCGGGCCTTCGTACCGGATGTCGCCCACCCCGCGTATCGCATTCCACTCGGAACCGCCCCCTCTTCGATGAGCGTCTGGTGCATGTACCATCTCACGCATGAGGTCGTGCATGCTCCCTACGGCGATTACGACGATCCTGTTCTGGGTTCCGACGGCCATTACGAGGGGACTTTCGTGTTTCTGCGCAACGACACCTCGGCGTCGAGGGTGAACGCCAAGGGCGTCGACACCTACGTTTCCGACGGAACCAACTGGTACGTCTTGGGCGCCGAGCCCTCCGGATTCAAGGGGACGATCCGAACCCAGCGCTTCCCGGGCGAGCCTTGGCCTCCCGAATTCCAGCGGTAG
- a CDS encoding HEAT repeat domain-containing protein — protein MRLRGNESLIANALTSDSDPTIRAYAAGTLGRLGGPEAIRALRLALADADLEVRVLSTAALLSLGQSVDEKIGTQVDAEAKARGMLPAVQRLSLFQR, from the coding sequence TTGCGACTTCGCGGCAACGAGTCGCTGATCGCCAATGCGCTCACTTCGGACAGCGATCCGACGATCCGCGCATACGCCGCGGGAACCTTGGGCAGGCTTGGCGGTCCCGAAGCGATCAGGGCCTTGCGACTAGCGCTTGCGGATGCGGACCTCGAGGTGCGGGTCCTCTCGACCGCCGCATTGCTGAGCCTCGGCCAGTCCGTTGACGAGAAGATCGGAACACAAGTGGACGCCGAGGCCAAGGCTCGGGGCATGCTGCCCGCTGTTCAGCGGTTGAGTTTGTTTCAAAGGTGA
- a CDS encoding tryptophan 2,3-dioxygenase family protein, with the protein MQHQTSELWMKLAVHELRAAVEHVKQDELAPCFKILARVKQIQRMLFEQWAVLETLTPSEYAEFRGVLGQASGLQSFQNRMIEFLLGNKDSKVIEVFKHAPAVYGELQQALNSPSLYDEFLRHLARRRFAIPATSVDRDWSKPYEESPEVIQVFKKIYEDPEQYWDAYEMCEKLVDVEEQFALWRFRHVKTVERIIGFKKGTGGSSGVPFLQRGLSVRLFPELWDVRTEIGR; encoded by the coding sequence ATCCAGCACCAGACCTCGGAGCTGTGGATGAAGCTTGCGGTCCACGAGCTGCGTGCCGCCGTCGAACACGTCAAGCAGGACGAACTCGCCCCCTGCTTCAAGATCCTGGCCCGGGTCAAGCAGATCCAGAGGATGCTGTTCGAGCAGTGGGCGGTTCTGGAGACCCTCACTCCCAGCGAATATGCGGAGTTCCGAGGCGTTCTCGGCCAGGCGAGCGGGCTGCAGAGTTTCCAAAACCGGATGATCGAGTTCCTGCTCGGCAACAAGGACTCCAAGGTGATCGAGGTCTTCAAGCACGCGCCGGCCGTGTACGGCGAGCTGCAGCAGGCCCTGAATTCGCCGAGTCTGTACGACGAGTTTCTGCGGCACCTGGCGCGTCGCCGCTTCGCCATCCCCGCGACGAGCGTCGACCGCGACTGGTCCAAGCCCTACGAGGAGAGCCCCGAGGTCATCCAGGTCTTCAAGAAGATCTACGAGGACCCCGAGCAGTACTGGGACGCCTACGAGATGTGCGAGAAGCTGGTGGACGTCGAGGAGCAGTTCGCGCTCTGGCGGTTCCGGCACGTCAAGACCGTCGAGCGCATCATCGGATTCAAGAAGGGCACGGGCGGCAGCTCGGGCGTGCCGTTTCTCCAGCGCGGCCTGAGCGTCCGGCTCTTCCCCGAACTCTGGGACGTTCGCACGGAAATCGGGCGATGA
- a CDS encoding aminotransferase class V-fold PLP-dependent enzyme yields MTVESQVAKLGAGPLTEAGLREHIWPLFSRVMARDEIYLANHSLGRPLDRMTEDVREATDAWYAQMDDAWEPWLAEIERFRSSVARLAGVSDPKRIVPKTSAGQGLRAVLNALIGSRPIRVVATRGEFDSIDFILKVYRQRGFVEVDWVEPRPSPEGLELFDSRDVLAEVVPGVELVIVSHVCFNTGQILGGIEELVARCRECGAKLLVDAYHAAGVIPVEFDALGADFMIGGSYKYTRGGPGACWLAIHERHRELRTLDTGWFAKKEPFAYHRTEVPEFLDSWLESTPPVLPFYQARSGLELTLPIGIARLRTYNLDQQATLREAFRRAGVPCFEPNDPTGFGAFAIVLQEDARGFCRALKARGVNTDSRGRAVRFGPDVLNSGEELVRAAEIAAGLTKDE; encoded by the coding sequence ATGACGGTGGAATCCCAGGTCGCCAAACTTGGGGCCGGGCCACTGACCGAAGCGGGGCTTCGCGAGCACATCTGGCCGCTGTTCTCGCGGGTGATGGCGCGGGACGAGATCTACCTCGCCAACCACTCCCTGGGCCGACCGCTCGACCGGATGACCGAGGATGTGCGGGAGGCAACCGACGCGTGGTACGCGCAGATGGACGACGCGTGGGAGCCGTGGCTCGCTGAGATCGAGCGCTTCCGGTCGTCGGTCGCACGGCTGGCGGGGGTTTCCGATCCGAAGCGGATCGTGCCGAAGACCTCGGCGGGCCAAGGGCTGCGGGCGGTGCTCAACGCCTTGATCGGCTCGCGCCCGATCCGGGTCGTGGCGACGCGCGGCGAGTTCGACAGCATCGACTTCATTCTGAAGGTCTACCGGCAGCGGGGATTCGTCGAGGTGGATTGGGTGGAGCCCCGCCCCTCTCCCGAAGGTTTGGAGTTGTTTGATTCGAGGGACGTCCTTGCCGAGGTCGTCCCGGGCGTCGAGCTGGTGATCGTGTCGCACGTGTGCTTCAACACCGGGCAGATCCTCGGCGGGATCGAGGAACTGGTCGCGCGGTGCAGGGAGTGCGGTGCAAAGCTGCTGGTGGACGCCTACCACGCGGCGGGGGTGATTCCCGTGGAGTTCGACGCGCTGGGCGCGGACTTCATGATCGGCGGCTCCTACAAGTACACGCGTGGGGGCCCGGGAGCGTGCTGGCTGGCGATCCACGAGCGCCACCGCGAGCTGCGGACGCTGGACACGGGGTGGTTCGCCAAGAAGGAGCCCTTCGCCTACCACCGGACCGAGGTGCCCGAGTTTCTGGACTCGTGGCTGGAGTCCACACCGCCGGTGCTTCCCTTCTACCAGGCGCGGTCCGGGTTGGAGCTGACGCTCCCGATCGGGATCGCGCGGCTGCGGACCTACAACCTGGACCAGCAGGCGACCTTGCGCGAAGCATTCCGCAGGGCGGGGGTCCCGTGTTTCGAGCCGAACGACCCGACGGGGTTCGGCGCGTTTGCGATCGTGCTGCAAGAAGACGCGCGCGGATTCTGCCGCGCGTTGAAAGCGCGGGGCGTCAACACCGACTCGCGGGGCCGCGCCGTTCGGTTTGGCCCCGACGTGTTGAACTCGGGAGAAGAGTTGGTGCGAGCGGCCGAGATTGCGGCGGGCCTAACGAAGGATGAGTAG
- a CDS encoding response regulator, with protein sequence MENKVVLLIEDNPDDERLTLRALRRNNIMNEVVVATDGEEAVKFLFGEQPPDPVPALIILDLRLPGLTGLDLLRRLREEPLTALVPVVVLTANADRDSRVRAYELGANSFLIKPTDPGEYAEAVLQIGMYWLLLNELPYE encoded by the coding sequence ATGGAGAACAAAGTCGTACTGTTGATCGAGGACAATCCGGACGACGAGCGTCTCACTCTTCGCGCCCTCAGGCGAAACAACATCATGAACGAGGTCGTGGTGGCGACCGACGGCGAGGAGGCGGTGAAGTTCTTGTTCGGGGAACAACCGCCCGACCCGGTGCCCGCGCTCATCATCCTCGATCTTCGGCTTCCCGGCTTGACGGGTTTGGATCTGCTCCGCCGCCTGCGGGAGGAGCCCTTGACTGCCTTGGTCCCCGTGGTCGTGTTGACCGCGAACGCGGATCGCGATTCGCGGGTCCGCGCGTACGAGCTCGGTGCCAATTCGTTCCTGATCAAGCCAACCGATCCGGGGGAGTACGCCGAGGCGGTGCTTCAGATCGGGATGTACTGGCTTCTTCTGAACGAACTGCCGTACGAATAG
- a CDS encoding PDZ domain-containing protein, whose amino-acid sequence MVLSGLSTQLSPTEASAWSRIAPSIVVLLDGDQERGAAALIDSGGLFVAHKESVAGTQVRGRASTGAVIVLKVLSSDDPSQLVLLGAEGWKSGANPVSASRRDARPGERLLAALGSGPIRAEFVSADRVGVVNPSRRVVQLNEIRFEAPADSVGGALIFTLNGELLGTLNATLEQIDESPQQAGFGGLSRDLLPKTRQQENRFGPGAMTVAYTVGPVALRRVLDGFRSPSHEVIHPSLGVFCRDAPGAGAVVEMVQAGSSANMAGLRPGDIIFQLNGSPVKNQIDFAKLVFEQEVGSIIPMRVRRGASTVLMMVRVGRLEEE is encoded by the coding sequence GTGGTCCTGTCGGGCCTCTCCACGCAGCTCTCCCCCACGGAGGCGTCGGCCTGGAGCCGCATCGCTCCTTCGATCGTCGTCTTGCTCGATGGCGATCAGGAGCGGGGCGCCGCCGCGCTGATCGACTCCGGCGGACTGTTCGTGGCGCACAAGGAGTCCGTCGCGGGCACCCAGGTTCGAGGTCGCGCGTCGACGGGAGCCGTGATCGTGCTCAAAGTGCTCTCCAGCGACGACCCCTCGCAGCTCGTGCTGCTCGGAGCCGAGGGCTGGAAGTCTGGCGCCAACCCGGTGAGCGCCTCAAGGCGCGATGCCCGTCCGGGCGAGCGCTTGTTGGCCGCCTTGGGCAGCGGCCCGATCCGCGCCGAGTTCGTCTCCGCCGATCGGGTGGGTGTGGTCAATCCCTCGCGCCGGGTCGTGCAGCTCAACGAAATCCGTTTCGAGGCGCCTGCGGACAGCGTGGGCGGCGCCTTGATCTTCACGCTGAACGGCGAACTGCTGGGCACGCTGAACGCGACGCTCGAGCAGATCGACGAGTCGCCTCAGCAAGCTGGGTTTGGGGGCCTCTCGCGCGATCTTCTGCCCAAGACGCGCCAACAGGAGAACCGCTTCGGTCCGGGGGCAATGACCGTCGCCTACACCGTCGGGCCCGTCGCGCTTCGCCGCGTCCTCGACGGCTTCCGCTCGCCCTCGCACGAGGTGATCCACCCCTCGCTCGGCGTGTTCTGCCGCGATGCGCCCGGGGCCGGTGCGGTCGTGGAGATGGTCCAAGCGGGAAGCAGCGCGAACATGGCCGGCCTGCGCCCCGGCGACATCATCTTCCAACTCAACGGTTCGCCCGTCAAGAACCAAATCGACTTCGCGAAGCTCGTTTTCGAGCAGGAAGTCGGCTCGATCATCCCCATGCGCGTCCGCCGCGGCGCCAGCACGGTCCTGATGATGGTCCGCGTCGGCCGCCTTGAGGAAGAGTAG
- a CDS encoding sigma-70 family RNA polymerase sigma factor, with the protein MEFTITATGRSLAQGMDRDSDEALVGRARDGDYSAFEKLYERHRTLVYRFAYQMVPRRDDAEDIVQEAFVRAYQNLGRYRDEAKFTTWLLRIVTNLCTDQARMHQRRGALEQQEAAGSLTWMTTIENEDPVHNLEIDDMRDAIRRALGALPAHHRSVIVLRDIEEREYPEIAQILGCTVGGAKLRVLRARRALKDRIAPLLAEDPR; encoded by the coding sequence ATGGAATTCACGATCACGGCAACGGGTAGATCCCTGGCGCAAGGAATGGACCGGGACAGCGACGAGGCGCTCGTTGGTAGAGCGCGGGATGGCGACTACTCGGCGTTCGAGAAGCTCTACGAGCGACATCGCACGCTGGTGTACCGATTCGCCTACCAGATGGTCCCACGGCGCGACGATGCCGAAGATATTGTGCAGGAGGCCTTCGTGCGCGCCTATCAGAACCTCGGCCGATACCGCGATGAAGCCAAGTTCACGACGTGGCTCCTTCGAATCGTGACGAACCTTTGCACCGATCAGGCCCGCATGCACCAGCGCCGAGGCGCCCTCGAGCAGCAGGAGGCGGCCGGCTCCCTCACGTGGATGACCACGATCGAGAACGAGGATCCCGTCCACAACCTCGAAATCGACGATATGCGCGACGCCATCCGACGTGCGCTCGGGGCGCTCCCGGCGCATCATCGCTCCGTGATCGTCCTGCGCGACATCGAGGAGCGCGAGTATCCCGAGATTGCCCAAATCCTCGGATGCACCGTGGGCGGCGCCAAGCTCCGCGTGCTCCGCGCCCGACGCGCTTTGAAAGACCGCATTGCCCCGCTTCTGGCGGAGGACCCCCGATGA
- a CDS encoding GTP 3',8-cyclase MoaA, with amino-acid sequence MIDPYGRTIDYLRVSLTDQCNLRCVYCMPEEGLPFLPKEQTLTDDELVRIVRVAAAKGVRKVRLTGGEPLMRRDLPALVARIASLPGIEDLSATTNGYLLARDAQALAASGLHRVNVSLDTLDPGRFKEIARRGSLDRVLAGIQAALEAGLAPLKLNCVVMRGLNDHEAEAFAEWTTREPVHVRFIELMPIRWNLDDTPAPVESHIPAGSLNVHQAEGGMLSDLQMRRLFVPWAETRSRIEAAHGALDEAQIPTNGPARAFRIPGAPGTVGFISQISDDLCVRCNRLRLTSDGFLRPCLMEDGELDLRTPLREGCDDAFLAGLFEHVVANKPARHYLAEGQKVRNRAMSQIGG; translated from the coding sequence ATGATCGATCCCTACGGCCGCACCATCGACTATTTGCGCGTGTCGCTCACCGACCAGTGCAACCTTCGGTGTGTCTACTGCATGCCGGAAGAGGGCCTTCCCTTCCTTCCCAAAGAGCAGACCCTCACGGACGACGAGCTCGTTCGCATCGTGCGCGTGGCGGCCGCGAAGGGCGTTCGAAAGGTCCGCCTCACCGGAGGCGAACCTCTGATGCGGCGCGACCTGCCCGCGCTCGTCGCCCGAATCGCATCTCTTCCCGGTATCGAGGATCTGAGCGCCACGACCAACGGCTACTTGCTTGCCCGCGACGCCCAGGCCCTGGCGGCCTCCGGGCTGCACCGGGTGAACGTCAGCCTGGACACCCTCGATCCCGGTCGTTTCAAGGAGATCGCGCGGCGCGGCTCGCTGGACCGGGTCCTTGCCGGGATCCAGGCGGCCCTGGAAGCCGGGCTTGCGCCCCTCAAACTCAACTGCGTCGTAATGAGGGGACTCAACGACCACGAGGCAGAAGCGTTCGCCGAGTGGACCACTCGCGAGCCCGTCCACGTGCGTTTTATCGAACTCATGCCGATCCGGTGGAACTTGGACGACACGCCTGCACCCGTCGAGTCCCACATCCCCGCCGGCAGCTTGAATGTGCACCAAGCGGAGGGCGGGATGCTGTCGGACCTCCAGATGCGGAGGCTTTTCGTGCCGTGGGCCGAGACGCGGTCGCGGATCGAGGCGGCCCACGGCGCCCTCGACGAGGCCCAGATCCCGACGAACGGCCCTGCACGGGCTTTTCGGATTCCCGGCGCGCCCGGGACGGTGGGGTTCATCAGCCAGATTTCCGACGACCTCTGCGTCCGCTGCAACCGGCTCCGGTTGACCTCGGACGGCTTCCTGCGCCCGTGTCTGATGGAAGATGGCGAGCTCGACCTGCGCACACCCCTTCGCGAGGGGTGTGACGATGCGTTTCTCGCGGGATTGTTCGAGCACGTCGTGGCCAACAAGCCCGCGCGCCATTACTTGGCCGAGGGGCAAAAGGTGCGCAACCGTGCGATGAGCCAAATCGGTGGGTGA
- the dtd gene encoding D-aminoacyl-tRNA deacylase: MQRVARAEVRVGGRVVGSCGVGLVALVAAERSDAQANAAKMADRIAGLRIFSDCEGKMNLALADAPGGPGAVLAISNFTVAGDTAKSRRPSFVGAAGYEEGRALFETMVAELRARGVHVETGEFGADMQVEMVNDGPVTVTLQT, translated from the coding sequence GTGCAGCGGGTCGCACGTGCCGAAGTGCGCGTCGGGGGGCGCGTCGTGGGCTCGTGCGGCGTGGGCCTGGTCGCGTTGGTGGCGGCCGAGCGGTCGGACGCGCAGGCGAACGCCGCGAAGATGGCGGACCGCATCGCCGGGCTGCGGATCTTCTCGGACTGCGAAGGGAAGATGAACCTCGCGCTCGCCGACGCGCCGGGCGGTCCGGGCGCCGTGCTCGCGATTTCGAACTTCACGGTCGCCGGCGACACCGCCAAGAGCCGTCGTCCCTCGTTCGTCGGCGCGGCGGGTTACGAGGAAGGCCGCGCGCTCTTCGAGACGATGGTGGCGGAACTCCGCGCACGCGGGGTGCACGTCGAGACCGGCGAGTTCGGCGCGGACATGCAGGTCGAGATGGTCAACGACGGCCCCGTGACCGTCACCCTGCAAACGTAA
- a CDS encoding bifunctional (p)ppGpp synthetase/guanosine-3',5'-bis(diphosphate) 3'-pyrophosphohydrolase — translation MAAPFEIRDDWTEPDGLLDLIGDVRLRHPDVDVSRIRYAYYFAEQAHKGQKRSTGEPYVTHPLAVARILADLNMDEASIVAALLHDVLEDCPEELGESLRSTFGEEVTGLVDGVTKLKLNPIANATSRQRAAAETNRAGETMRKMLLAMAKDFRVMVIKLADRLHNMQTLDALPPEKRTRIANETLAVYAPLAARLGIWQLKWQLEDLAFKHLHPKEFQEVSELVAKTRNEREEELTAAIRTLKERFERRGMRHVEVQGRPKHLFSIFTKMAQQGLSFEEIYDLLAIRVIVDSVSDCYLALGVIHELWMPIPGLFYDYIAKPKPNGYQSLHTKVVGPQGEPLEVQIRTQQMHEVSEHGVAAHWTYKEDGSSQDERNRFARLRRQLFDWSSDATMSSDFLRSISTDLFAEQVFVFTPKGDVLDLPKDSTPVDFAFRVHTQLGLTVVGARINGVMVPLSTKLQNGDVCELITRSNATPSLDWLEFVKSAHARNRIRAHFRKVHRDTDAARGRDQLEKELRAAGLDTREHLGEDKLDQLASQVEGCENGQDVLAKIGAGLLTAHSLVQKIRGEVAESSKPDVIQTSRTREGQLALVTGGVDNVMLRRAKCCDPVPGDDVIGYVTRGRGIMIHRTVCPNAQRYVTHEPERLMKLDWPPDGGQYAVMLKIITVNRQGLLMDISTIFGESKTNVSAAKIRTLPNHTAEIDVSIDVADTAHLASVMAKIGNYSDVISVLRMFGRTAGK, via the coding sequence ATGGCGGCACCGTTCGAGATCCGGGACGACTGGACCGAACCCGACGGGCTTTTGGACCTTATCGGGGATGTGCGCCTACGCCATCCCGACGTCGACGTCTCCCGCATCCGGTACGCGTACTACTTCGCCGAGCAGGCCCACAAGGGGCAGAAGCGGTCGACGGGCGAACCCTACGTCACCCATCCGCTCGCCGTCGCCCGGATTCTCGCCGATCTCAATATGGACGAGGCGAGCATCGTCGCGGCGTTGCTCCACGACGTGTTGGAGGATTGCCCGGAGGAGCTGGGCGAGTCGCTTCGTTCGACCTTCGGGGAAGAGGTCACGGGTCTCGTGGATGGCGTGACCAAGCTCAAGCTGAACCCGATCGCCAACGCAACGTCCCGCCAACGCGCGGCCGCCGAGACCAACCGCGCCGGCGAGACGATGCGCAAAATGCTCCTGGCCATGGCCAAGGACTTCCGAGTCATGGTCATCAAGCTTGCGGATCGCTTGCACAACATGCAGACCCTGGACGCTCTGCCTCCCGAGAAGCGCACGCGCATCGCCAACGAGACCCTCGCCGTCTACGCCCCCCTCGCCGCGCGCCTGGGTATTTGGCAACTGAAGTGGCAACTCGAAGACCTGGCGTTCAAGCACCTCCACCCCAAGGAGTTTCAAGAGGTCTCCGAGCTCGTCGCCAAGACGCGCAACGAGCGGGAAGAAGAGCTGACGGCGGCGATACGGACGCTCAAGGAGCGCTTCGAAAGGCGCGGCATGCGCCACGTCGAAGTCCAAGGCCGTCCCAAGCACCTGTTCAGCATCTTCACGAAGATGGCGCAGCAAGGGCTCTCGTTCGAAGAGATCTACGACCTGCTGGCCATCCGGGTGATCGTCGACTCGGTATCGGATTGCTACCTCGCGCTGGGCGTGATCCACGAACTCTGGATGCCGATCCCGGGGCTCTTCTACGACTACATCGCCAAGCCCAAACCCAACGGCTACCAGAGCCTCCACACCAAGGTCGTCGGGCCACAGGGCGAACCCCTCGAGGTTCAAATCCGCACCCAGCAGATGCACGAGGTGTCCGAACACGGCGTGGCCGCGCACTGGACGTACAAGGAGGATGGGTCGTCGCAGGACGAGCGCAACCGGTTCGCCAGATTGCGCAGGCAGCTCTTCGACTGGTCGAGCGACGCGACGATGAGCAGCGATTTCCTGCGCTCCATCTCGACCGATCTCTTTGCCGAACAGGTGTTCGTCTTCACCCCGAAGGGCGACGTGCTCGACCTGCCCAAGGACTCGACGCCCGTGGATTTCGCGTTCCGCGTCCACACCCAACTGGGATTGACCGTGGTCGGGGCCCGTATCAACGGCGTGATGGTCCCGCTCAGCACGAAGCTGCAGAACGGAGACGTGTGCGAACTGATCACCCGCTCGAACGCGACCCCCAGCCTCGATTGGCTGGAGTTCGTGAAGTCCGCGCACGCCCGAAACCGAATCCGAGCGCACTTCCGCAAGGTGCATCGGGACACCGACGCGGCGCGCGGTCGGGACCAGTTGGAGAAGGAGCTGCGGGCGGCGGGGCTCGATACGCGCGAACACCTGGGCGAGGACAAGCTCGACCAGCTTGCGTCGCAGGTCGAGGGGTGCGAGAACGGTCAGGATGTGCTGGCGAAGATCGGCGCCGGATTGCTCACCGCGCACAGCCTGGTGCAGAAGATCCGCGGCGAGGTCGCCGAATCGAGCAAGCCGGACGTCATCCAGACCTCCCGCACCCGCGAGGGCCAACTTGCGCTGGTGACGGGCGGTGTCGACAACGTCATGCTGCGCCGCGCGAAGTGCTGCGATCCCGTTCCCGGCGACGATGTGATCGGCTACGTCACGCGGGGACGGGGGATCATGATCCACCGCACCGTGTGTCCCAACGCCCAGCGGTACGTGACCCACGAGCCGGAGCGGCTGATGAAGCTGGATTGGCCGCCGGACGGCGGGCAGTACGCGGTGATGCTCAAGATCATCACGGTGAACCGGCAGGGTCTGCTGATGGACATCAGCACGATCTTCGGGGAATCGAAGACAAACGTGTCCGCGGCCAAGATCCGCACCTTGCCGAACCATACCGCCGAGATCGACGTGTCGATCGACGTGGCGGACACGGCCCACCTCGCCTCGGTCATGGCGAAGATCGGCAACTATTCGGATGTGATCAGCGTGTTGCGGATGTTCGGGCGGACGGCTGGCAAGTGA